A segment of the Leptolyngbya sp. NIES-3755 genome:
TCCACTCAATCTCTGACCTCGATCGAACCTTACTATCAAGTCAATACAACATTTCTCGACTAGCAATGCCAACATAAAGAAGGAAAGTGAAACTAATGTATACCGCACTTCCCCCAGGGACTCTCCTAAATTATGGTAAATATGAAATTATCCGAGTGCTAGGACAAGGCGGATTTGGAATTACTTATGAAGCAAAGCATCTTGGACTAGGAGGCAGCGTTGCGATTAAAGAGTTTTATGCTCAAGAATATGCCCAACGCGAACATACAACTGGGCAAATTGTTGCCATTACTTCCGCAGATTCTTATCAACGAGCATTACAGCGATTTATTCGAGAAGGACGCATCTTAGAAGGCATTGATCATCCCAATATTGTACGAGTTCGCGATCTGTTTGAAGAACGCAGTACGGCTTACTTAGTCATGGATTTTATTAAGGGTCAGACCTTGAGAGAAGAGCTAGAGCAACTTCCAAATCATCGCTTACGATCGGCGCAAATTGGCGTAATTATCGAAGCTCTAGTTTCAGCATTAGAAACCGTTCATCAAAACAATATCTATCACTTAGACATTAAGCCAGAGAACATTCTGATTACGGATCATCGGCAGGTGAAGCTGATTGATTTTGGTGCAGCCCGTCAAGGGTTTAGTAGTAGAACCACTCGCGCTTATTCTCCAGCTTATGCGGCTCCAGAAGTCATCGCTGGCAATGATATCTCTGGTGCAAGTGACTTATTTGAACTCGGAATGGTGCTGTATGAAATGCTCGTGGGTGAGCCTGCTCCAACTGCAACTCAGCGACTCGTAAGCATTGCCGTCGAGAACCAAGATTTGATCAAGTTTGATCCGCTCGAACAACCTTGGAAAGCCTTACTCGAAGACGCTTTACACTTGAGAATCGAACAGCGATCGCATTCTGTCCAGTCCTGGTGGAATCGCGCCCAGAACTATTGGCACGAACAACAAAAAATAGACCAGCAAAAGCCAACGATCAAAGCTCCACCTGCACCGACGATCGTAGAATCTCGCGTCGATCGTAAACCAACTGAACCGATCAGTCCGACTGCAAAATGGACAGCCGCAATTGTCAGTGTTGGCATTGTTAGCGCGATCGGTTATTTAAACTTTGC
Coding sequences within it:
- a CDS encoding serine/threonine protein kinase (similar to AA sequence:cyanobase_aa:Cyan7425_3060) is translated as MYTALPPGTLLNYGKYEIIRVLGQGGFGITYEAKHLGLGGSVAIKEFYAQEYAQREHTTGQIVAITSADSYQRALQRFIREGRILEGIDHPNIVRVRDLFEERSTAYLVMDFIKGQTLREELEQLPNHRLRSAQIGVIIEALVSALETVHQNNIYHLDIKPENILITDHRQVKLIDFGAARQGFSSRTTRAYSPAYAAPEVIAGNDISGASDLFELGMVLYEMLVGEPAPTATQRLVSIAVENQDLIKFDPLEQPWKALLEDALHLRIEQRSHSVQSWWNRAQNYWHEQQKIDQQKPTIKAPPAPTIVESRVDRKPTEPISPTAKWTAAIVSVGIVSAIGYLNFAPQSEHETATTPAPKASEVAQVEPTTIPCNVDAKPRSLTQPPVLIIKDAKNGRNFEFYGKVDSQKRLQGEGTVIYSSGSRYDGNFLNGERQGCGQHNFAADHPTLKSYVGQFQGDRFNGLGILSFKNGNQYIGEFRKGHCEGRGVFILSDGTRKPGIWTNDESEGNPSCSTGV